A part of Ponticoccus alexandrii genomic DNA contains:
- a CDS encoding beta strand repeat-containing protein, which translates to MSFTAAFDYPLITDADDAQTVTLTLTFSEPMNMLVPPTVSLEGGAADTLTNPVTSGMGLLGWTSSTTYVVQYTVDAARDQEVDNVTVTVSDAQNAAMLPVATESQASTTDVDTTADVDDDLAVAFTNGGSDMVYNESEVVTVSISGLDDDATGTLTITSDGVDSTDVVITGIVANGNVTLTPAQKAMLADGALTASFTVTDTKNAPKTVSANSYALDTDKPTVTAVTITGEDGPDGVISDADDGNTVTLEITFSELMDTSAPVTVALNTLDLTESGRTWNGNTLEVSYTVADNNADLTDITADVSGAQDIYGNTMDAVTGASTATSIDTLNPVSGAGSTSIDENPDGLPESPGSTSGTTLATFDAEDGVTYALAEEGNPGGAFAIVGNTLQIANATYLDREGNGPALDVELIATDDAGNTTAFTYTVNLNDVNDAPVVDAGQPGLAKTLAERADGAADENSPTGFGTNGVFTFTDDDATDSHTVGVLSTVRDGEGEIIGDPLGFLSAGLSGTKQISWTFGGLNAGDMALVDALALGESIVQVFTITINDGDTVTNQNITVTITGTNDDPVITVADAEPVSETVTGAQATGTISFTDVDLSDEPTVSTAFTSATYTAADDETVLTLPEGKEAALAALLTLDPVSGTPGTNNGSVGWSYSVDAATVDFLAEGETVVLTYTAAVDDGNGGTDEQTFTVTITGTNDAPVITGASSASVSETEMGAEASGTITFTDVDLSDRPEVTTEFTSAIYSAGTLEPEQQTALAAALTLTPDTENANDGSVGWAYSVGDAAVDFLAAGETVVLTYTATVDDGEGGTATQDFTVTITGTNDAPVITGASSASVSETEMGAEASGTITFTDVDLSDRPEVTTEFTSATYSAGTLEAEQQTALAAALTLTPDTENANDGSVGWAYSVGDAAVDFLADGETVVLTYTAAVDDGNGGTDEQTFTVTITGTNDAPVITGASSDSVSETEMGAEASGTITFTDVDLSDRPEVTTEFTSAIYSAGTLEPEQQTALAAALTLTPDTENANDGSVGWAYSVGDAAVDFLAEGETVVLTYTAAVDDGNGGTDEQTFTVTITGTNDAPVITGASSASVSETEMGAEASGTITFTDVDLSDRPEVTTEFTSAIYSAGTLEPEQQTALAAALTLTPDTENANDGSVGWAYSVGDAAVDFLAEGETVVLTYTAAVDDGNGGTDEQTFTVTITGTNDAPVITGASSASVSETEMGAEASGTITFTDVDLSDRPEVTTEFTSAIYSAGTLEPEQQTALAAALTLTPDTENANDGSVGWAYSVGDAAVDFLAAGETVVLTYTATVDDGEGGTATQDFTVTITGTNDAPVITVTNPVADTEGDSLVFGETGTSAAPEDVVSIDLSSDTVDGSPEGTPIIDIVDVDQSDTQSVTITGVTDTTAGSVLTAINATSAEIEELFTTDGSTVSYDRNAILFDRLQSGQSITVGVAVSITSGPDTETRTVTLTIDGANDAPYFTNPGAEFDGDITEGVDAVGGVYSAQLSISYDDVELGDTHNASIQAISDGETPALGDYIGTFAVGFPSNATGTNVGEVLFNFTLDEALIENLSADQTIVQKYNVSVIDNSGASVVRPITITIQGSNDGPVITAVNDDDGRSIIEDSYLVVSDAVTTQLLTGTVEFDDIDTNSLAAADGAADTHSITASLTSATLGMEDASGRLAAAYTGATALTFDVTAANVAQTVANSAGWTFTITDGDFDFLADGDELELTYTITVTDEAGATATQDVTFTITGTNDAPVLEDITAATLTDTAVADTFDGIGGTLVGSDVDDNATLSYSASDADEDTSLSGFDQSVSNAFGTLYLNSTSGAYRFVADAAAVNALTESQDITFDLSVTDEHLASDTKTLTITLAGANDAPVLGAIVNGTVTDTPDDDTYVDVTGTFTSTDIDTGSTPTYSVVGQVEDSSEADYTHSVSNALGTLYLNEGTGAYLFRADDTAVEALSENTSADFAVTVTDDGGLTNGGTLTIDFVGANDNPRGTADAELANGTEDTAYTISEASLLQGFTDAEGDPLSVTNISADNGATVVSDGEGSFIVTPADDFNGTVTLTYDVVDDTTGILASQTQTVFFEATADPDTIVGNSTLDDSVLAGGNLLIDSGISGDNFAVARDDVDAPDLEIGLNAALRQTDERYIDTNIDPDGQTYVVPNGAAGGTAQDDGTTGNADDAFARWNVQISIGANIDDTDGSNGVIGDFDYTFQIEDRTGSEPTIIADFTLADLVDGMNGETPGSGDALLASSYFQVSWNFVMEMLGLEGFDPAEPGLYRVSVTANDKVAGTEVLANHIDIKVNEAPVAADDTLAATEDTVRTITAAELLGNDTDGNGDTLVIQSVTSAMGGTAELSEDGLTVTFTPDADFNGAASFTYIASDGQMVNSASNTGTVTVNVAAVNDAPVNTIGALTTDEDTDLTLTGLSIEDVDAASGLVSVTLEVGEGDGTIAAVATTEVTVAGSGTNAITLEGTVANINAYLAGTGAPVFSPALNLNGDVTLTMTTNDNGNTGDGGPLTDSDSVTITVTPVNDVPVAVDYTASVSEDDILFGTITGSPTEESDIPLSLFATDVDGDIDPASLSFTGATINGTSYTAAEVGLSYNPTTGALSFDASLALYQSLDQGDTLDVVVGFTVTDSGSLSDSGTATFTVTGTNDTPVLNDVTIGTLDDTPADDAFGDTPDIDGSASTTITGAVSDADADATFTYAIQGETPTMGATALAGAFGTLTLNTDGTYSYEADATAVNAATPQEGAANLTDTFTIVVTDEFGASDTATVTVEIAPANDTPELDTPMAGSITDDGFTTDFADVTGTLSATDRDDAEAPEGQLSYGLFDGTDTVASQTFYYDRANTTVTTTNGAGFIALGTLSVTATGDYTFSPDDAGIIALRSTETLSVNATVIATDGGGLSDTAPLVITIQGANNAPVAIDDSLTIFEGAFSNAVNVLTRGTADSDPDGDTITVSALADLDDTGTMDPLDSAAVGAAAGSITTDWGAEVSLQSNGQLTYNLTSVSAKFNELRAGQVATDTFSYTITDPSGRTDTATVSVTITGVNDAIAAVADTISVREDAAPELTGNLLTNDTDVDVGDSRQIISVGSSTTATAVISGTGFVITTLDGVVITLNTDGSYSLTAPQNLAGDVAYNALFQYTVQDGGGAQSTATVNVNVTGDNDAPEAVAVTLTASDEDQTRVITEEELLVGASDVDMGTTLTITDLSLTSGNGTLMPNGDGPGPTPRQKMTTRTSPSPTPLRMAR; encoded by the coding sequence ATGTCCTTCACCGCCGCCTTCGACTACCCTTTGATCACCGACGCCGACGACGCCCAGACAGTGACGCTGACGCTCACGTTCAGCGAGCCGATGAATATGTTAGTGCCGCCCACCGTCTCGCTGGAAGGAGGCGCCGCCGACACACTGACCAATCCTGTCACCAGCGGTATGGGCCTCCTCGGCTGGACAAGCTCTACCACTTACGTCGTCCAATACACCGTTGACGCCGCCAGAGATCAGGAAGTCGACAACGTCACCGTGACCGTTTCGGACGCTCAGAACGCCGCCATGCTCCCGGTCGCTACGGAGTCGCAGGCCTCGACAACCGATGTGGATACGACGGCGGATGTGGACGATGACCTCGCCGTTGCCTTCACCAACGGCGGCAGCGACATGGTCTACAACGAGTCCGAGGTCGTGACGGTAAGCATCTCCGGCCTCGACGACGATGCGACCGGCACTTTGACCATCACGTCTGACGGCGTCGACAGCACGGATGTCGTCATCACCGGGATTGTAGCGAACGGAAACGTCACCCTGACACCTGCTCAGAAGGCCATGCTGGCAGACGGCGCGCTTACCGCATCCTTTACCGTGACGGACACGAAAAATGCCCCAAAGACCGTAAGCGCGAACAGCTACGCTCTGGACACGGACAAACCGACCGTGACAGCCGTCACCATCACCGGAGAGGACGGCCCCGATGGCGTCATCTCCGACGCCGATGACGGCAACACCGTGACGCTCGAGATTACTTTCTCCGAGCTGATGGACACCTCGGCGCCCGTCACGGTCGCGCTCAACACGCTCGACCTCACGGAATCCGGCCGCACCTGGAACGGCAACACGCTAGAAGTGAGCTATACCGTCGCCGACAACAACGCGGACCTGACCGACATCACCGCCGATGTGTCCGGCGCGCAGGACATCTACGGCAACACCATGGACGCCGTGACCGGCGCATCCACCGCGACCTCCATCGACACGCTCAACCCCGTTTCCGGCGCGGGCTCGACCAGCATTGACGAGAACCCCGACGGCCTGCCGGAAAGCCCGGGCAGCACCAGCGGCACCACGCTGGCCACCTTCGATGCCGAGGACGGCGTGACCTATGCACTCGCAGAGGAGGGCAACCCCGGTGGCGCCTTTGCGATTGTCGGCAATACCCTGCAGATCGCGAATGCGACCTACCTCGACCGCGAGGGCAACGGTCCGGCGCTCGACGTGGAACTGATTGCCACTGACGATGCCGGCAATACGACTGCCTTCACCTACACCGTGAACCTGAACGACGTGAACGACGCCCCGGTCGTCGACGCCGGACAGCCGGGTCTGGCAAAGACGCTGGCCGAACGCGCCGATGGGGCCGCGGACGAGAACAGCCCCACGGGGTTCGGCACCAATGGCGTGTTCACTTTCACCGATGACGATGCCACCGACAGCCACACGGTCGGCGTCCTGTCCACCGTGCGCGACGGCGAAGGGGAGATCATTGGCGACCCGCTCGGCTTCCTCTCCGCCGGCCTGTCGGGCACCAAGCAGATCAGCTGGACCTTCGGCGGCCTGAACGCCGGCGACATGGCACTGGTCGATGCGCTGGCCCTGGGCGAGAGCATCGTGCAGGTGTTCACGATCACCATCAACGATGGCGATACCGTCACCAATCAGAACATCACCGTCACCATCACCGGCACCAACGACGACCCGGTGATCACCGTGGCCGACGCGGAGCCCGTCTCGGAAACCGTTACCGGCGCTCAGGCTACCGGCACGATCAGCTTCACCGACGTCGACCTCAGCGACGAGCCGACCGTCTCGACGGCCTTCACCTCCGCGACCTACACCGCCGCCGATGACGAAACCGTTTTGACGCTGCCCGAGGGCAAGGAAGCCGCGCTCGCCGCCCTCTTGACGCTGGACCCGGTCTCCGGCACGCCCGGCACCAACAACGGGTCCGTCGGCTGGTCCTATTCCGTCGACGCCGCCACCGTCGACTTCCTCGCTGAAGGCGAAACCGTCGTGCTGACCTACACCGCCGCCGTCGATGACGGCAACGGCGGCACGGACGAACAGACCTTCACCGTCACCATCACCGGCACCAACGACGCGCCGGTGATCACCGGCGCAAGCTCGGCTTCCGTCTCGGAAACCGAGATGGGCGCAGAGGCCTCGGGCACCATCACCTTTACCGACGTCGACCTCAGCGACAGGCCCGAGGTCACGACCGAGTTCACCTCGGCGATCTACAGCGCGGGCACCCTCGAACCAGAGCAGCAGACCGCGCTTGCCGCCGCCCTGACGCTGACCCCCGATACCGAGAATGCCAACGACGGCTCGGTCGGCTGGGCATACTCGGTCGGCGATGCCGCTGTCGACTTCCTCGCCGCTGGCGAAACCGTCGTGCTGACCTACACCGCCACCGTCGATGACGGCGAAGGCGGCACCGCCACGCAGGACTTCACCGTCACCATCACCGGCACCAACGACGCGCCGGTGATCACCGGCGCAAGCTCGGCTTCCGTCTCGGAAACCGAGATGGGCGCAGAGGCCTCGGGCACCATCACCTTTACCGACGTCGACCTCAGCGACAGGCCCGAGGTCACGACCGAGTTCACCTCGGCGACCTACAGCGCGGGCACCCTCGAAGCAGAGCAGCAGACCGCGCTTGCCGCCGCCCTGACGCTGACCCCCGATACCGAGAATGCCAACGACGGCTCGGTCGGCTGGGCATACTCGGTCGGCGATGCCGCTGTCGACTTCCTCGCTGACGGCGAAACCGTCGTGCTGACCTACACCGCCGCCGTCGATGACGGCAACGGCGGCACGGACGAACAGACCTTCACCGTCACCATCACCGGCACCAACGACGCGCCGGTGATCACCGGCGCAAGCTCGGATTCCGTCTCGGAAACCGAGATGGGCGCAGAGGCCTCGGGCACGATCACCTTTACCGACGTCGACCTCAGCGACAGGCCCGAGGTCACGACCGAGTTCACCTCGGCGATCTACAGCGCGGGCACCCTCGAACCAGAGCAGCAGACCGCGCTTGCCGCCGCCCTGACGCTGACCCCCGATACCGAGAATGCCAACGACGGCTCGGTCGGCTGGGCATACTCGGTCGGCGATGCCGCTGTCGACTTCCTCGCTGAAGGCGAAACCGTCGTGCTGACCTACACCGCCGCCGTCGATGACGGCAACGGCGGCACGGACGAACAGACCTTCACCGTCACCATCACCGGCACCAACGACGCGCCGGTGATCACCGGCGCAAGCTCGGCTTCCGTCTCGGAAACCGAGATGGGCGCAGAGGCCTCGGGCACGATCACCTTTACCGACGTCGACCTCAGCGACAGGCCCGAGGTCACGACCGAGTTCACCTCGGCGATCTACAGCGCGGGCACCCTCGAACCAGAGCAGCAGACCGCGCTTGCCGCCGCCCTGACGCTGACCCCCGATACCGAGAATGCCAACGACGGCTCGGTCGGCTGGGCATACTCGGTCGGCGATGCCGCTGTCGACTTCCTCGCTGAAGGCGAAACCGTCGTGCTGACCTACACCGCCGCCGTCGATGACGGCAACGGCGGCACGGACGAACAGACCTTCACCGTCACCATCACCGGCACCAACGACGCGCCGGTGATCACCGGCGCAAGCTCGGCTTCCGTCTCGGAAACCGAGATGGGCGCAGAGGCCTCGGGCACGATCACCTTTACCGACGTCGACCTCAGCGACAGGCCCGAGGTCACGACCGAGTTCACCTCGGCGATCTACAGCGCGGGCACCCTCGAACCAGAGCAGCAGACCGCGCTTGCCGCCGCCCTGACGCTGACCCCCGATACCGAGAATGCCAACGACGGCTCGGTCGGCTGGGCATACTCGGTCGGCGATGCCGCTGTCGACTTCCTCGCCGCTGGCGAAACCGTCGTGCTGACCTACACCGCCACCGTCGATGACGGCGAAGGCGGCACCGCCACGCAGGACTTCACCGTCACCATCACCGGCACCAACGACGCGCCGGTGATCACCGTCACGAATCCCGTCGCGGATACCGAGGGTGACTCTCTGGTGTTCGGCGAAACCGGCACGAGCGCCGCGCCCGAAGACGTCGTGTCCATCGACCTGAGCAGCGACACCGTCGACGGCTCCCCCGAAGGCACACCGATCATCGACATCGTGGATGTGGATCAGAGCGATACGCAATCGGTCACCATCACCGGCGTGACCGACACCACGGCGGGCAGCGTCCTGACCGCCATCAACGCCACCTCTGCCGAGATCGAGGAGCTGTTCACCACCGACGGCAGCACCGTGTCCTATGATCGCAACGCTATCCTCTTCGACCGCCTGCAAAGCGGCCAGTCGATCACCGTCGGTGTGGCGGTTTCGATCACATCGGGTCCCGATACGGAAACCCGGACCGTCACCCTGACCATCGACGGCGCCAATGACGCGCCCTATTTCACCAACCCCGGGGCCGAATTCGACGGCGACATCACCGAGGGCGTGGATGCGGTCGGAGGCGTCTACAGCGCCCAGCTCAGCATCAGCTACGACGACGTCGAACTGGGCGACACGCATAACGCCAGCATTCAGGCGATCTCTGATGGCGAAACCCCTGCGCTCGGCGACTACATCGGCACCTTCGCGGTCGGCTTCCCGTCGAACGCGACGGGCACGAACGTGGGCGAAGTCCTGTTCAACTTCACCCTCGACGAGGCCCTGATCGAGAACCTCAGCGCCGACCAAACCATTGTCCAGAAGTACAATGTGTCGGTGATCGACAACAGCGGCGCCTCTGTCGTCCGGCCCATCACCATCACCATTCAGGGCAGCAATGACGGCCCGGTCATCACGGCAGTCAACGACGATGACGGTCGGTCGATCATCGAGGACAGCTACTTGGTTGTCAGCGATGCGGTCACGACCCAACTGCTGACCGGCACGGTCGAGTTCGACGATATCGACACCAACAGCCTTGCCGCTGCCGATGGCGCTGCGGACACCCACAGCATCACCGCAAGCCTCACCTCCGCAACGCTGGGCATGGAAGACGCGTCCGGTCGCCTTGCCGCGGCCTATACCGGCGCGACCGCGCTGACCTTTGACGTCACCGCCGCGAACGTGGCCCAGACCGTCGCCAACAGCGCAGGCTGGACCTTCACCATCACCGACGGCGACTTCGACTTCCTCGCCGACGGGGACGAGCTGGAACTGACCTACACCATCACGGTCACGGACGAGGCAGGCGCCACAGCCACCCAGGATGTCACTTTCACCATCACCGGCACCAACGATGCGCCGGTGCTGGAAGACATCACGGCGGCCACGCTCACCGATACGGCCGTAGCCGACACCTTTGACGGTATCGGCGGCACGCTGGTGGGATCGGACGTCGATGACAACGCGACGCTGAGCTACTCGGCCAGCGATGCGGACGAGGACACGAGCCTTTCGGGCTTCGACCAGTCGGTCTCGAACGCCTTTGGCACGCTCTACCTGAACAGCACGAGCGGCGCTTATCGCTTCGTCGCCGACGCGGCCGCCGTGAATGCCCTGACGGAATCGCAGGACATTACCTTCGACCTCAGCGTCACCGACGAACACCTCGCTTCCGACACCAAAACGCTGACCATCACCCTTGCCGGTGCCAACGACGCGCCGGTTCTGGGTGCCATTGTCAACGGCACCGTCACGGACACCCCGGATGACGACACCTATGTGGACGTCACGGGCACCTTCACGTCCACCGATATAGACACCGGGTCGACCCCAACCTACTCCGTCGTCGGCCAGGTCGAGGATAGCTCGGAGGCGGACTATACCCATTCCGTCAGCAACGCGCTTGGCACGCTGTACCTGAACGAAGGCACAGGCGCCTATCTCTTCCGCGCCGATGACACGGCGGTCGAGGCGCTGTCCGAGAACACCAGTGCCGACTTCGCCGTGACCGTCACCGATGACGGCGGCCTGACCAATGGCGGCACGCTGACCATCGACTTCGTCGGCGCCAACGACAACCCGCGCGGCACGGCCGATGCCGAGCTTGCAAACGGCACCGAGGACACAGCCTACACCATCAGCGAAGCCTCGCTTCTGCAAGGCTTCACCGATGCCGAAGGCGACCCGCTGTCGGTGACCAACATCTCTGCCGACAACGGCGCAACTGTGGTCTCCGACGGCGAGGGCAGCTTTATCGTCACGCCTGCGGACGACTTCAACGGCACCGTGACGCTGACCTACGACGTGGTCGACGACACCACCGGCATCCTCGCCTCGCAGACGCAGACCGTCTTCTTCGAAGCAACGGCTGACCCCGACACCATCGTCGGCAATAGCACCCTGGACGACAGCGTGCTCGCAGGGGGCAACCTGCTGATCGACAGCGGCATCTCTGGTGACAACTTCGCCGTGGCCCGCGACGATGTGGACGCCCCCGATCTGGAAATCGGCCTGAACGCAGCGCTGCGCCAGACCGATGAACGCTATATCGATACCAATATCGACCCCGACGGCCAGACCTATGTCGTGCCGAACGGCGCTGCGGGCGGCACAGCGCAGGACGACGGCACAACCGGAAATGCGGATGACGCCTTTGCCCGGTGGAACGTCCAGATCTCGATCGGCGCGAATATCGACGACACCGACGGATCCAATGGCGTGATCGGAGATTTCGATTACACATTCCAGATCGAGGACCGGACAGGCTCGGAACCCACCATCATCGCCGATTTCACACTGGCAGATCTGGTGGATGGCATGAACGGGGAGACGCCTGGGTCCGGCGATGCTTTGCTTGCCTCCAGCTATTTCCAGGTCAGCTGGAACTTCGTCATGGAAATGCTTGGACTCGAGGGCTTCGACCCCGCAGAGCCCGGCCTTTACCGCGTCTCGGTGACTGCCAACGACAAGGTCGCCGGCACCGAGGTTCTGGCGAACCACATCGACATCAAGGTCAACGAGGCCCCCGTGGCGGCGGATGACACGCTGGCGGCGACCGAGGATACCGTCCGCACCATCACCGCAGCAGAGCTGCTGGGCAACGACACCGACGGCAACGGCGACACGCTGGTGATCCAGTCCGTCACCAGCGCGATGGGTGGCACGGCGGAACTGAGCGAAGACGGCCTGACGGTCACCTTCACGCCGGATGCCGACTTCAACGGCGCGGCGAGCTTCACCTACATCGCCAGCGACGGCCAGATGGTGAACAGCGCGTCCAACACCGGGACCGTCACCGTCAACGTGGCGGCGGTCAACGACGCGCCGGTCAACACCATCGGGGCGCTGACCACGGACGAGGATACCGACCTTACCCTCACCGGCCTGTCCATCGAGGACGTGGATGCCGCCAGCGGCCTCGTATCCGTGACCCTCGAGGTCGGGGAAGGCGACGGCACCATCGCCGCTGTCGCGACGACCGAGGTCACGGTGGCCGGGTCCGGCACCAACGCGATCACGCTCGAAGGCACCGTCGCCAACATCAACGCCTACCTCGCAGGCACAGGTGCGCCCGTCTTCTCGCCCGCACTGAACCTCAACGGCGACGTCACGCTGACGATGACCACCAACGACAACGGCAACACCGGCGACGGTGGGCCGCTCACAGACTCGGATTCCGTCACGATCACCGTGACTCCGGTCAACGACGTCCCGGTGGCGGTCGACTACACCGCTTCGGTGAGCGAGGATGACATCCTGTTTGGCACGATCACCGGCTCGCCGACTGAGGAGTCCGATATCCCGCTGTCGCTCTTTGCGACGGATGTGGACGGCGACATCGACCCCGCGTCGCTGTCCTTCACCGGCGCGACCATCAACGGCACATCCTACACCGCGGCAGAGGTCGGCCTGAGCTACAATCCGACGACCGGCGCCCTGAGCTTCGACGCCTCGCTCGCACTGTACCAGTCGCTGGATCAGGGTGACACGCTGGACGTGGTGGTCGGCTTCACGGTAACCGACTCCGGCAGCCTGTCGGATAGCGGCACCGCGACCTTCACCGTCACCGGCACCAACGACACGCCGGTGTTGAATGACGTGACCATTGGCACCCTCGACGACACGCCAGCCGACGACGCCTTCGGGGACACGCCGGACATCGACGGCTCGGCCAGCACCACCATCACCGGTGCGGTCAGTGACGCGGATGCGGACGCAACCTTCACCTACGCCATCCAGGGCGAAACCCCGACAATGGGTGCGACCGCGCTGGCCGGAGCCTTCGGCACGCTGACGCTGAACACCGACGGCACCTACAGCTACGAAGCCGACGCGACGGCGGTGAACGCAGCCACGCCGCAGGAGGGTGCTGCCAACCTCACCGATACCTTCACCATCGTCGTAACCGACGAGTTCGGAGCCTCGGACACCGCCACCGTTACGGTCGAGATCGCCCCGGCCAACGACACGCCCGAGCTGGACACGCCGATGGCGGGCTCGATCACGGATGACGGCTTTACCACGGACTTCGCCGATGTGACCGGAACCCTTTCCGCCACGGACCGCGACGACGCGGAAGCGCCGGAAGGACAGCTCAGCTACGGCCTCTTCGACGGCACCGACACGGTGGCCAGCCAGACGTTCTACTATGACCGCGCCAACACCACGGTCACCACAACGAACGGGGCGGGCTTCATCGCGCTCGGTACGCTCAGCGTGACCGCGACCGGCGACTACACCTTCTCGCCGGACGACGCGGGCATCATCGCACTGCGCTCGACAGAAACCCTGTCGGTCAATGCAACCGTCATCGCGACCGATGGCGGCGGGCTCTCGGATACCGCGCCGCTGGTCATCACCATCCAAGGCGCCAACAACGCGCCCGTGGCCATCGACGACAGCCTCACGATCTTCGAAGGCGCCTTCTCCAATGCCGTCAACGTTCTGACGCGCGGCACTGCGGACAGCGACCCCGACGGCGACACCATCACCGTCTCGGCACTCGCCGATCTGGACGACACCGGCACCATGGATCCGCTCGACAGTGCCGCCGTCGGCGCCGCGGCGGGCAGCATCACCACCGACTGGGGCGCCGAAGTGTCGCTGCAGTCGAACGGGCAGCTGACCTACAACCTGACCTCGGTCTCGGCCAAGTTCAACGAACTGCGCGCCGGTCAGGTAGCGACGGACACCTTCTCCTACACGATCACCGATCCCTCGGGCCGCACAGACACCGCGACCGTCAGCGTCACCATCACTGGCGTGAACGACGCAATCGCGGCAGTTGCCGACACCATCTCAGTCCGCGAAGACGCCGCGCCCGAACTGACCGGCAACCTGCTGACCAACGACACGGATGTGGATGTCGGCGATAGCCGCCAGATCATCAGCGTCGGCAGCTCGACCACGGCGACCGCCGTGATCTCGGGCACCGGCTTCGTCATCACGACGCTGGATGGCGTGGTCATCACGCTGAACACCGATGGCAGCTACAGCCTCACCGCGCCCCAGAACCTGGCGGGCGATGTCGCGTACAACGCACTCTTCCAGTACACGGTGCAGGATGGCGGCGGCGCACAGTCCACCGCAACCGTGAACGTCAACGTAACGGGCGACAACGACGCACCCGAAGCGGTTGCCGTCACCCTGACCGCCTCGGACGAAGACCAGACCCGCGTCATCACCGAAGAGGAACTGCTGGTTGGTGCGTCGGATGTCGACATGGGCACGACGCTCACGATCACCGACCTCTCCCTGACCAGCGGAAACGGCACGCTTATGCCGAACGGGGATGGCCCTGGACCTACACCCCGGCAGAAAATGACGACACGGACGTCACCTTCTCCTACACCGCTTCGGATGGCACGCTGA